A single region of the Candidatus Poribacteria bacterium genome encodes:
- a CDS encoding DUF4159 domain-containing protein, producing the protein MIRFIRWNPFFIGCLLFCTAVGLFIGQRLLASEVPMTIAQVHYSGGGDWYGDATVIKNWLRLLRTRADIETAEARVILKLTDHTLYQYPMLYLVGHGNIQLTEAEVEALRDYLMNGGFLFANDDYGLDESFRREMQRVFPEQELQPIPNTHLIYRCFYELKGLPKIHEHDGEPAQGFGLFHDGRMVVYYVYSSDIGDGLEDADVHPEDTPQVRELAAKMAVNIAVYALTH; encoded by the coding sequence ATGATACGATTCATAAGATGGAATCCTTTTTTTATCGGCTGCCTCCTATTTTGCACAGCAGTGGGTCTGTTTATAGGACAAAGGCTGCTCGCCTCCGAGGTTCCAATGACCATCGCTCAGGTGCATTATAGCGGCGGTGGTGATTGGTACGGAGACGCAACTGTTATTAAAAATTGGCTCAGACTCCTCCGAACGCGGGCGGATATTGAGACCGCTGAGGCTCGTGTAATTCTGAAACTAACGGATCATACGCTTTACCAGTATCCGATGCTATACCTTGTAGGACACGGCAATATTCAACTGACCGAAGCGGAGGTTGAAGCATTACGAGACTACTTGATGAACGGTGGATTTCTCTTTGCCAACGATGATTACGGACTCGACGAGAGCTTTAGGCGTGAAATGCAAAGGGTGTTTCCCGAACAAGAATTGCAACCGATACCGAATACACATCTAATTTACCGGTGTTTCTACGAGTTGAAAGGGTTACCGAAAATTCATGAACACGATGGCGAGCCAGCACAAGGATTTGGACTCTTTCACGATGGACGAATGGTTGTCTACTACGTTTACAGTTCCGATATCGGTGATGGACTTGAAGATGCCGATGTACACCCAGAGGATACGCCACAGGTACGGGAGCTCGCTGCAAAGATGGCGGTTAATATTGCTGTGTACGCGCTAACACATTAA
- a CDS encoding VWA domain-containing protein — protein MRFTYFLPGWAVVLGIGIVIGVTVFVYLRVTQPMHPRYRFLLIAMRICAASILLCCLLAPVIIEKKDITPPTHLSILVDTSKSMNLVDASMGETSVSRLSQVNQLLFNGEKQFLQALRDRFEVHLYPFDTGLHQSTVLPQDLDAEALPQFEPNGTLTDIGTAIREAAAAWKGQNTAGMLLVTDGGHNSGQFPLEDITGLGVPVYAIGVGSAEPPKDVQIQHIDYPPIAYTNHESIIRVTVAQAGYTGKTAQLSLREMTRKTLVDSATLIFDKPQDATSASATTKQVVELKLTPQVEGNFQYTVEFPVLDGELTAANNQKTFSVKVVKAKLNVFYLEGRPRWEYTYLKRALQRDPDIEATCAILLKNSAKRFPPAGSLLSRLDGYYPQTTPASETARFPETRLQLAKYDVLILGDLGSEHLTAAQQRAIVDFVEVQGKPIIFLPSRRMLGTNGLRNTELAQLLPIEIPRNGCRRHDTEFIVQPTASGIFHPMLQLMDTQSNQVSSLADNNVSTWRNMPALSRSFSGFRLRGGATALMESGKGVPILMLQRTGLGKSLLIAAEGLWNWDFGVNTFKDTRYQDIYLRFWAQVLRWMATNTDDDQLHLTTDANSYAIGDTATVTAYLYSEAYRATQTDATVQFEVVPPEGAPFQLQIRGITERATETATETGNLYSTQFSLLQNGTYRIRATARTTHQTLGEDQIDIHVHPQLAELEAPQLNEALLKKLASETGGAYFAMADAESLPENVVKVQNQVFVDAERELWSHPLILIMVVGLLGTEWFLRKRIGLT, from the coding sequence TTAGTGGATACCTCGAAAAGCATGAACCTTGTTGATGCTTCTATGGGTGAAACATCTGTCTCTCGGCTGAGTCAGGTGAATCAATTGCTGTTCAATGGGGAAAAGCAATTCCTACAGGCTTTACGCGACCGGTTCGAGGTGCATCTTTATCCTTTCGATACGGGACTCCATCAAAGCACGGTGTTACCACAAGACCTTGATGCCGAAGCACTGCCACAGTTTGAACCGAACGGAACGCTCACTGATATTGGAACGGCTATACGGGAAGCGGCAGCAGCCTGGAAGGGGCAAAACACCGCAGGGATGCTGCTTGTTACAGATGGCGGACATAACTCTGGGCAATTCCCTTTAGAAGATATTACCGGGTTAGGGGTGCCTGTTTATGCAATAGGTGTCGGTTCTGCGGAACCACCCAAAGACGTTCAGATCCAACATATTGATTATCCACCGATTGCCTATACAAACCATGAGAGTATCATCCGTGTAACAGTTGCACAAGCCGGATATACTGGTAAAACGGCACAACTCTCTTTGCGGGAGATGACGCGTAAAACGCTTGTAGATAGTGCGACACTCATCTTTGACAAACCTCAGGACGCAACTTCCGCGAGTGCTACCACAAAACAGGTCGTTGAGCTGAAATTGACACCGCAAGTTGAAGGAAACTTTCAATATACCGTCGAGTTTCCAGTGCTTGATGGTGAATTGACAGCGGCGAACAATCAAAAAACATTTTCCGTGAAAGTTGTGAAAGCAAAGCTCAATGTTTTCTATCTCGAAGGTAGACCCAGATGGGAATACACATACCTGAAACGTGCCCTCCAACGAGACCCTGATATTGAGGCGACTTGTGCCATCTTGTTAAAGAACAGCGCGAAGCGGTTTCCACCAGCGGGTAGTCTGCTCAGTCGCTTAGATGGGTATTACCCACAAACGACGCCAGCATCGGAAACCGCGCGATTCCCTGAAACACGGCTGCAGCTTGCCAAATACGATGTATTGATTTTAGGCGACTTAGGGAGCGAACATCTGACCGCTGCACAGCAACGCGCAATTGTTGATTTCGTTGAGGTACAAGGAAAACCGATTATATTTCTCCCGTCTCGCAGGATGCTCGGGACCAATGGGCTACGAAATACGGAATTGGCGCAGCTGCTGCCGATTGAGATTCCACGAAACGGCTGTCGTAGACACGATACTGAATTCATTGTACAACCGACCGCATCCGGTATATTTCACCCGATGTTGCAGCTTATGGACACGCAATCAAATCAAGTTTCGTCCTTAGCCGATAATAACGTATCTACGTGGCGAAATATGCCAGCATTGTCTCGATCCTTTAGTGGGTTTCGTTTGAGAGGTGGTGCCACCGCTCTCATGGAAAGCGGAAAAGGGGTGCCTATCCTGATGCTGCAGCGAACGGGCTTGGGAAAAAGCCTATTGATCGCAGCAGAAGGACTCTGGAATTGGGATTTCGGGGTCAATACTTTTAAAGATACCCGTTATCAAGACATTTATTTACGCTTCTGGGCGCAGGTCCTGCGATGGATGGCAACAAATACCGATGACGATCAATTGCACCTTACCACGGATGCCAACAGTTATGCTATCGGCGACACAGCCACGGTTACGGCGTATCTATATTCTGAAGCCTACCGCGCAACACAGACAGATGCAACCGTTCAATTTGAAGTTGTTCCGCCTGAAGGCGCGCCCTTCCAACTCCAAATCCGCGGTATAACCGAGCGCGCAACCGAGACCGCTACTGAAACCGGTAATCTCTATAGCACCCAATTTTCGTTACTACAAAATGGCACTTACCGGATCCGGGCAACAGCGAGAACTACGCATCAGACGTTGGGCGAAGATCAAATTGATATCCACGTTCATCCACAACTCGCCGAATTAGAGGCACCGCAACTCAACGAAGCCCTTTTGAAGAAACTCGCATCGGAAACCGGTGGTGCCTATTTTGCAATGGCGGATGCAGAATCATTACCCGAAAATGTTGTCAAGGTCCAAAATCAGGTATTTGTTGATGCAGAACGGGAACTCTGGAGCCATCCGTTGATTCTCATTATGGTCGTCGGATTGTTAGGCACAGAATGGTTTTTACGGAAACGGATTGGGTTGACTTAG